The sequence below is a genomic window from Flavobacterium lipolyticum.
AAAATTTATTTGAATCTATGACTAAAACTGCTCAATCGGTATGGGAAAACTGTTTGTCTTTTATAAAGGACAATATTCAAGATCAAGCATACAAAACTTGGTTTGAGCCAATCAAGTCAGTTGAACTAACCGATAACGCGTTATACATTCAAGTACCAAGTAAATTTTTCTACGAATGGCTCGAAGAGCATTACGTAAAATTATTGAAAGTTGCACTTACCAAAGAACTGGGAAAAAACGCAAAGTTACTCTATAAAATTAAAATGGAGAACACTTATGGAAATAAACAGCCGTTTACCGAGCAGCTGCCAAGTTCCAACAGAGTTCCAATGAAACCTCAAGAGGTTGATGCTCCGTTTAAAAACCTAAATCCTGAACTTAAGAATCCGTTTGTAATTCCGGGAATCCGAAATTTAAAAATTGAATCTCAGTTAAATCCAAATTACAGTTTTGATAATTTCCTTGAAGGAGATTCAAACCGTTTAGCCCGTTCTGCAGGTATGGCAGTTGCCAACAAACCTGGAGGAACCTCCTTTAATCCGTTATTGATCTTTGGAGGAGTAGGATTAGGAAAAACACACTTGGCACATGCTATAGGTGTAGAAGTGAAAGACAAATACCCTGAAAAAACGGTTTTATACATTTCTGCCGAAATTTTCACGCAGCAATATATTGATTCTGTTAAAAAGAACAATCGTAATGATTTTATTCATTTTTATCAGTTAATCGATGTTTTAATTATTGACGACGTTCAGTTTTTATCCGGAAAATCAGGAACTCAGGATGTATTCTTCCATATTTTCAATTATTTACATCAAAACGGAAAACAGGTAATCCTTACTTCTGACAAGGCACCTGTTGACATGCAGGATATCGAGCAGCGTTTATTATCCCGTTTCAAATGGGGTCTTTCTGCCGAGCTGCACCAACCAGATTACGAGACTCGTATTTCTATCTTAAAAAACATACTATATCGTGATGGTGTTGAAATGCCGGAAGATATTATTGAATATGTGGCACGTAACATCAAGAGTAACGTTAGAGAATTAGAGGGAGCTATTATTTCCTTAATTGCTCAGTCTTCGTTCAATAAAAAAGAAGTTACTATTGAGTTAGCCAAAAGTGTTGTAGAGAAATTTGTTAAAAATGTAAAGAGAGAAATCTCTATCGATTATATTCAAAAAATTGTGTCTGATTATTTCCAGTTGGATGTTGAAACACTTCAATCTAAAACCCGAAAGAGGCACGTGGTACAGGCGAGACAATTGGCCATGTTTTTTGCAAAGAAATTTACAAAAGCTTCTTTGGCAAACATTGGCTCACAAATTGGAGATCGCGACCACGCTACCGTATTACACGCTTGCAAAACAGTTGACAATTTAGTTTCTACAGACAAACAATTCAAAAAATTTGTCGAAGACATCAACAAAAAACTAACGCTATAAACGCGCATCATGCCAGTAAAAATTTTAATGGTTTGTTTGGGAAACATTTGCAGATCCCCTTTAGCTGAAGGTATTTTAGCTTCAAAATTACCCAAAAATAATTTCATCGTTGACTCAGCCGGAACCGGATCCTGGCATGTAGGACACTCCCCTGATAAACGATCTATAGCAGTAGCCAAAAAAAACGGCCTGGACATTGGAAACCAAAAAGGAAGACAATTCAAACCTGCTGACTTCAATACTTTTGATTACATCTATGTGATGGATTCTTCTAATTATGACGATGTTATAAAACTGGCTCAGACTGAAGAACATAAAAACAAAGTCCGTCTGATTTTAGACGAATTATTTCCCGATGAAAACGTAGATGTTCCGGATCCTTACTTTGGTGTTACCAACGGATTTGAAAATGTATATCAAATGTTAGACGAAGTAACCGACATCATCTCGAAGAAACTTATCGAAAAACATTTATAAGTTCTTCTTTTCCTAACAAAATAAAAAGACATCTATGAAACTCCTGGGAAAACTATACTTAATTCCAACAACAATGGGCGAAAGCGACCCTATGGATGTTTTACCTCAAACTGTCAAAAGAAGTATCGATTTTATAGATCATTATATCGTTGAAAACGAAAAAACGGCCCGTAAATCCATAAAAGCAGTCTCGCCGGAAAAAAAACAATCCGAACTGATTCTTTTTACCCTTAATAAACGCACAGAAACAAGCGAACATTTAGACTTCATCAAACCTTTACTAGAAGGAAAAAACGTTGGTTTAATGAGTGAAGCCGGTTGTCCCGGTGTTGCTGATCCCGGTGCCGTAATTGTAAAACTGGCACATGAAAAAGGAATTCAGGTGGTACCTTTAGTGGGACCATCTTCTATTTTATTGGCCATGATGGCATCCGGAATGAACGGACAAAGTTTCACTTTCAATGGCTATTTACCTATTGATAAAGACGAAAAAAAATCAGCAATTCGTCATTTCGAAAGATTATCACAAGACAAAAACCAATCACAGCTTTTTATTGAAACTCCGTATAGAAACAACAAATTAATCGAAGATCTTTTACAGATTTTAAATCCGTCAACGCATCTTTGTATTGCAACAGATATTACTTTACCAACAGAATTTATTAAAACAATGCGGGTTTCTGATTGGAAAAAGCTAAAAGTAGATATTGACAAACGCCCTACAATTTTTATTATTCATAAAATGTAAACCATTAAACCGTATTCATAATGAAAAAGTTTCTTCTTCTACTTCTGATCTGCTTTGTTCAAATTACATTTTCGCAAACCAATAAAGAATCTGAAAAAACAACAGCAAGTTCAATTTCGAATGACGATACTATTTATGATCTCAATGGAATAGAGGTAAAACCCGAATACCCTGGCGGTGTCACTGAATTCACTTCCTTCCTTAACAGAAATTTTATAAAACCCGTTGAAAAACCAACTCTAAAAGGAAAAGTCTACTTCACTTTTATCATCGAAAAAGACGGTTCTGTTAGCGATATAAAGATCATAAGAGATCTTGGCTTTAAAACTGGAGATGAAGCAATACGTGTTTTAAAGTCTGCTGCAAAATGGAAGCCCGGTAAACATAAAGAAAAAGAAGTAAGAACCTTGAATACAGGCGCGATAACCATAAGCTAGACAAGATTCCCCTATATCACTCACAAGTTTCCCCCTAATCAAACTTTATCATGAGTAAACTTCCCAATGTAACGACAAGTATTTTTACGGTCATGTCTAAAATGGCATCGGAATACAACGCCATAAATCTTTCGCAAGGATTCCCGAATTTCCCTGTTGATGAAAGATTGACCGATATCATTGCGAGATTAGCAAAAGAAAACGTGCATCAATATACTCCAATGGCAGGATTTCCCCCATTGATGGAACAAATAGCACAATTGGTTCAAAAATCCTATGGCCGAACCATTCGACCTGAAACCGAAATCCTGGTAACAGCGGGAGCCACTCAGGGAATTTTCACTACAATTTTGGCTTTGGTTAAAACCGGTGATGAAGTCATCATCCTGGATCCGAGCTATGATTCGTATGAATCTCCTGTTTTATTGTGCAACGCAAAACCTGTTCGTGTCGCTTTAAACGATGATTATACCCCAAACTGGGAAACAATAGGAAAAGCCTGTTCTTCAAAAACGAAGATGATTATCATCAACAATCCGCACAATCCAACAGGTAAAATTTTGACTCAGGATGATTTTTCTCACTTAGAGAGATTATTATCCAAACATCCTAATCTCCTTGTTCTGTCTGATGAAGTTTACGAATACATTACTTTTGAAGAAAAACACA
It includes:
- a CDS encoding low molecular weight protein-tyrosine-phosphatase, giving the protein MPVKILMVCLGNICRSPLAEGILASKLPKNNFIVDSAGTGSWHVGHSPDKRSIAVAKKNGLDIGNQKGRQFKPADFNTFDYIYVMDSSNYDDVIKLAQTEEHKNKVRLILDELFPDENVDVPDPYFGVTNGFENVYQMLDEVTDIISKKLIEKHL
- a CDS encoding methionine aminotransferase, translating into MSKLPNVTTSIFTVMSKMASEYNAINLSQGFPNFPVDERLTDIIARLAKENVHQYTPMAGFPPLMEQIAQLVQKSYGRTIRPETEILVTAGATQGIFTTILALVKTGDEVIILDPSYDSYESPVLLCNAKPVRVALNDDYTPNWETIGKACSSKTKMIIINNPHNPTGKILTQDDFSHLERLLSKHPNLLVLSDEVYEYITFEEKHISAHTKDFLLNRCIMVSSFGKSFHITGWKIGYSVAPEHLMKEIKKVHQFLVFSVNSISQAAISQYLEIVDVNLLGKFYQEKRDYFQKLLQNSRFELKPCEGTYFQVASYANISNDDDVTFCKKLITEHGVAAIPISTFYSDHKDQKLIRFCFAKDNFTLEAAAKKLGDI
- the dnaA gene encoding chromosomal replication initiator protein DnaA; this encodes MTKTAQSVWENCLSFIKDNIQDQAYKTWFEPIKSVELTDNALYIQVPSKFFYEWLEEHYVKLLKVALTKELGKNAKLLYKIKMENTYGNKQPFTEQLPSSNRVPMKPQEVDAPFKNLNPELKNPFVIPGIRNLKIESQLNPNYSFDNFLEGDSNRLARSAGMAVANKPGGTSFNPLLIFGGVGLGKTHLAHAIGVEVKDKYPEKTVLYISAEIFTQQYIDSVKKNNRNDFIHFYQLIDVLIIDDVQFLSGKSGTQDVFFHIFNYLHQNGKQVILTSDKAPVDMQDIEQRLLSRFKWGLSAELHQPDYETRISILKNILYRDGVEMPEDIIEYVARNIKSNVRELEGAIISLIAQSSFNKKEVTIELAKSVVEKFVKNVKREISIDYIQKIVSDYFQLDVETLQSKTRKRHVVQARQLAMFFAKKFTKASLANIGSQIGDRDHATVLHACKTVDNLVSTDKQFKKFVEDINKKLTL
- a CDS encoding SAM-dependent methyltransferase, with protein sequence MKLLGKLYLIPTTMGESDPMDVLPQTVKRSIDFIDHYIVENEKTARKSIKAVSPEKKQSELILFTLNKRTETSEHLDFIKPLLEGKNVGLMSEAGCPGVADPGAVIVKLAHEKGIQVVPLVGPSSILLAMMASGMNGQSFTFNGYLPIDKDEKKSAIRHFERLSQDKNQSQLFIETPYRNNKLIEDLLQILNPSTHLCIATDITLPTEFIKTMRVSDWKKLKVDIDKRPTIFIIHKM
- a CDS encoding energy transducer TonB, which produces MKKFLLLLLICFVQITFSQTNKESEKTTASSISNDDTIYDLNGIEVKPEYPGGVTEFTSFLNRNFIKPVEKPTLKGKVYFTFIIEKDGSVSDIKIIRDLGFKTGDEAIRVLKSAAKWKPGKHKEKEVRTLNTGAITIS